The sequence AGATGATAGAGGGCAAAGGTCATCCAGGCAACCCTCCCAGCTGCTGTGTGAGGCCATTGATGAGGTCCATTTGTTCCAAGACAGAATATGGGCCCTTCCAGTCTTGCTCTAGCCAGCCTCATTTTCtattagtcttaaaaaaaaaaaaaaaaaaggctaacgACAATAGTCATGTTAATGTTGCCACCATATATTAGGCTCTACTCTTGCCAGCACTGTGCTGAGCACCTCTAATGCATTCTCTCCTTTACTGCCCTTATCAACCTGAAAAATAGGTACTgtttcattttacagctgagaaagTGGAAGTTTAGAAAAGTTCATTGAGAGGTGGTAGAGCAAAAGTTTGAATGGGGTGGCCCTATTTCTGACTTAGGAGCTTCCACTCTCCTAACCTTCAGGGTAAGCTTTCTTCACAGTCTTTCAGAACAGCACACTCGCTCACGTGGattctctcttacacacacacacacacatctcctttTCTGCACTCCCCTCTGGCTCCTCCCCCCTTTTCTggctcctccctttccctccacAGAGGGTGGTATCCTAACCTCCCTTGTGCTctcctgagctgcagctggagacAGCTTGCCTGCCATTTCCAGGAACCCAGGGCAAATCCCAAAGTAACATGCCAGGCATCCACCTCTCTCATTTGGTGCCCTTACACTGCTCTAAGCTGCTCTCACCCATCATCATGGTAAGGAACTGGTCACCCATTTTCCTCCTTCAGTAGCCTTGTCTGAATCCTGTGGTTGGGTTCTTTTCTGGACCATTCAGCCCTGGGCTCCTTCTTAAAGCCTTGAAACTTTTATTCTGGTTGCCCCTGAGTCACAGCTCAAAGTCAAACATTTTACTGGCTTCTAAAAGGGATTTCAGGGTAGAGGGTACACCTGAGGCCCCTGCCTGTTGAAATAGCTGAAGCTAAATGGGAAATCATTCGGCAAGCCTGGGCTCCTGCAGCTTTATTGGTCTGTGACATACGAGCAGCGTGAAGTCCCTGGGCAGCCCTAGGCAAGCAGAGCCCTACTTAGGAAGATGCTGAGGGGAAGACATGGGACGGAGAGCTGCCGAGCATGAAATGCCTACAGAGGTGGAAGAGAAATACATGGGGAGAAGGGCTGGCCCCTAAGGGCCACAGTCATGATGGCCGTGGTATGTGGAGTCAGAAGTGAATTGAGTAATCTGAAAGGTCAGGACAGCATTAAAACCACAGCCCGGCTGCAGAAGAGTAGGGAGAATGTGGGATTATGCTACAGGGGTGGCCCGTCCAGGAGCTGTGCACACAAACATGGCCGTCTCCCACGCACTCAGGCATGTCCACACAGGCACCCTGTCCTGCGGTGTCCCTCTGATTCCAGCTTACTCACCCACAAGCTCACAGGTGACAAGCAACTCTGGCAGAGGGACCCAGCCTCGAAATCCGTCGTGCTGCTCTTCCATGGATCTCACTGCTGGGCTCACCCAAGgccacgccccccgcccccgtctctGCTAAAGGGGCTCACTTTCCTGCCTAGTGCTCCACTGTATGGTAACCAGCTCCCAACAAACTTTAGATGGTGATCCTGAGTGATATCAGGTATCCTCTCCAATACATAGGATGAATCTTCCTCCTTAGAGGGACCACCAGGCCCTGGGGCCTCTAGAGGCTGCTCTCCCATTGCCTGCAGTCCCTGCCTACTGTACGACCTATGGCAGCTCAGCCACAGCTCTCTGGGTGTGGTCTCCTTCCTTATTCCCTTTAAAGCCTCATCCTTCTTTGCACTGGGAATGACAGCCCTCATGTCTGCCTTGTTCCCTTGTTCCAAGAGCATTACTCTGCCCTGGAACCCACCTGTCTACCTCAGGCCACTGCAGTCACACTCCTGCCTCTTGACTTCCCTCTCCCCTAAGAGGTATCTAACACACCGAGCGGGAGCAGGTGGTGTAGACCTTCACCTACTCTGCTTTTCAGGCAGAGTGCTCCCTATCCCTCTCCCCACACACTGCCAGCACCTCTTGGGTGTAAAGTTTACCTGTGTGGTCTTTAGAAAAAGGGGAAAGGCAAGAAAAGCATCCTCAGGACAGGAAAACACCTTTGGAAGCCTCACTTCCCACAGACTTTCcagttttttcctcctcctctacaCTTCCTGTACTTGGGGGCTCCTACTGGGACCCCATCCATTCACACAAACCTCCTAGTACAGGGGCCCTAACCTTCAGTCCCACACAGCCCTGAATCATGTCCCTCTTCCTTTTCATCTCATCAGTCACTGTTATGATTCAACAGCATAACACTCCTGGTGTCGGTGAAGGAAACAGCGTCCTGGCTGAAGCCCAGCATGGCAGACTAGTTAAGGTCCTATACTATGGCATCCTAgcggctgggtttgagtcctagcTCTGTTAATTACTAGGCAGGCATATGATATATACAAGTATTCATGGGCGagcttcagtttcatcatctatgaaatggggaaaTTAGTAACACCTACCTTCTGGAATTGTTGGGAAAACTGATTGGCATTATGCAGAAAGACACTAGTATATGGCTGGTGCATAGAAAAATATCGAAAAGCAGTAGCTATttttataaggagaaaaaaaaatcacagttttgaCCTAAAAAACAGGGACCAAGTCTCAACTGTGACATTCTGAGGGGTTTTGGAGGCAACTGTCTGTGAAGTCCAGTGGCCTGGCCTGAAGTTCTGAATATCTGAGTTTTTAAATAATGGCAAAACATGACTGATAAACTGATTGGCTTAGGATTCTAAGTATTCATCTGTGAAGGAAACAGGAAGTGCCAGCTCTTTGTATGATACAGAGAAGGGGGGTGAGGCTtaaggaggctttttttttttctttgaataccCCTTAAAACATCATTGTTTCTCGATCACAAGAAAGTTAACCCACTCTCACTGTCAGCAGAGCCATCTGCCCTGGGCAGGTCACTGCCTTAGGTGTTCTGTTGATTGGGACACTGATGACAGCTAGTGACAAGGAGCATGAGAACACAGTGTCAACCTGGCAGCTCTGCTTGGACCGTGTATCTCGGGCAGGCCTGGTGTGGAACAGTCACACAGATGGGTGGGCACATTCTGGCTCAGGCAGCAAATTAAGCACTACAACCAGAGGTCCCAAATTCTCTAGTGGTATCTTCATTCACATCTTTCCCCCCAATAATCATGGATTGTTAAATATGTCCAGAAACCTGATTTCCTTTTTATGCCTAGATTTCTTAGGTCAattcacaaaaatgaaagaaaaaaaatcatttgacgcCCTCTCTGAGAAAATACACCTCTGGACGTTACTGTCACCAAGCTCCCAGATAATCTTTTAATAAAAGGGCAGGGTGCTATTTATTTCTCAGATTGAATGACAAAATTGCACCAGGCAGCTTTGTCTATAAGCCCGGGTGAGTCAGAAGCACACTTGCCACCCCCCTTCTCCCCCAGTAGCTATCATTTGTGGGGAAAGAGTACGTTGTGGGAGGGGTAAGAGGAACCAGAGGCATCCATGTAACCATTTTAGCTTCCTCCCAGAGGAGGCTTCTGTTTACATGTTAGTTAGGTCCCTGCTGTGTCCTGGGGTGTGTGTTCTTTAGAGGAAAAACACTTTTCATAGAGCATCACAAAGGGGGAGGCTGACAGCGCTGCTGGGTGACAGCGGATAactccctcacacacacaatCACAGGCGCGCACACGCAGGGAAACACAAGGAAAAACACTGTGCGCAGGTTTTAACAAAGAGGCGAACAAAacggtgggggggaggggagaatgagcCCAAAGGCACCAGGGCTGTTTACCTTCCCACAGATCCACAGTCTGAAAAATGTCAGTGGTCCTGACACCATAGATCTCTGCAGCTTTTAGGAACTGGGAGATTTGTTCCATCTGCTTAAAAGCCATCTTTGACTCTGAGATCTTGGGAATGGGTTCTTGTCCAGGAGGGTATAAACTGTTTATCAGCTTACACAAGACctgcagagggaaaggaggagacaaAAATCAGCGTTTCCCTTTGCATTTATCTCTCCCTAATGCACAGTGAGTCCTAGTCCCCATGGGGCACAGCCCAGAGGTTTGGGCATGGGCGAATCTTGCACCCCAGGAAGCCATGGGCTCTAAGCTGGGTGGCCAGCTCTTGTATTGAACCCCAAGACTCCAGGACTCCATTCTCAGGGCTGTTCCTACAGTGAGTCTGGGAGCCCGGGAatcctctgccctccctgctcctcccctcctctttatGGGTGAGGAAAGAATGTTTACGAGAGGGGATGTGCATTGATGAGGCCAGGATTTCAGACTTTCAATGGAGAGATGAGTTAGTGGCTCCCAGGTAGGGTAAACGACATActctaatattattttttctatcacaAAGGCAGATCAGAATCAGGCTTCAGTAACTCATCTGATAAGTGCTAATGATGTATAAAGGAAATGAACTGGGTATCCTCCTCCCAGATACCTATAACCAGAGTACTGGGCAAAACCCAACAGAGGTGTGGAATAGCAGTTATGTAACAGTAAATCACAGCCTGCAGGAACAGACAGGCTTGTTGAAATCAGCAGAGCCTATGGTCCCCAGTCacgcctctcccctccccaacacataAGAGCATCTCCTTAGAAAAGCAGTTAAGAATCAAATAAGGATTCCCTTTAGTTTCAAGAGAATCTAACCGTTCAGCAGACAGGCATTGAGCATCCCAAGGAGTGTGGCTCCAGGAGGGATGGGTGAGTGGTTagtcctccccctccatcccttcctttgtTTTACTATGGAACCAACCTATTTCTCTGGGGAAGGAATGGCCCCAGAGGAGCTGATGAGAGATCTCAAGGGAATACTTATCTCTCTTCTCAATGGAAAGAGCAAAAGGGCTTCGAATTTGCCAACAACTCAGCAGGAAGCTGCAATGTCAGGGATGGATGAGAAGTCCTCTCATGCAGCAAGGGAATTGTACAGGGAGCCCAGATCTTCAACCCCAGGGAGAGATAAAGGTATTCCCGTCCCCTTCCCGTGAGACTCAGAatctggcagccacagctcctctCGCAGCCTCACATTAAAAGGAGAGATTCTGAAGGGTttccctgcccactgcccccagTAACCAAGATCGCCGCAGGCCTTACCGTCCCGTCCATTAACCATTTCTGAAAATGGGTCCTGCCGGGGGGTGGGTGCTCTATGTCCTCCGCGCACTGCAGGATGATCCAGTCCACCAGTTTGTTCTCCAGGTCTGCGTCATACTTCTGCTCAATCTTCTCCTGCACCTCTCGGCTTAAGCCGTAGCTCGGGCCCCTGTTAGCCATctctggaagagaagagaggacacGCGCGGCATCCACACAATAGCAGCAGCAGCCCGGGCTCCCCGCAAacgggctgggctggggctgggctggggctgggccgcCTGACCCAGCAGCAGCAAAGCGGGCAGAAAGCCGGGCGTGGTTTAAATCAAGGAGCCAATGAAGCCACTGGGGTTTCACCTACAAACGGGAAAGAAAGGCTCAGCCATGCGCCAGTGACTCTTAGAATAAAGCCCCCGGAGGTCCAAGGGGGCTGGAAGCCCCCTCTCAGTCCCGCCTATCAGTGAGAAGACATGATGTATAAGGACTCACAGTAAAGCCTGAAGCCCCAGGCAGCAAGGGGGCTGGCAGGGTGATGGTCgtttcttccctcctcccaggaGCACTTTGCAAAGGTAGGAACCCCGAGATGCGAAAGAGCAGGTAATTAATAGGAAGGGAGGAAGGTCCCCTTGACGTTGAGCTGCTGATGCTGCATCGCGCCTGGAAGAATGGTACACTGATTCGATTTTCTCAGGGCTGAGGAGGGTCAAACCAGGGCGTTGCTAAGAGCCCTCAGAAAAACCAGCCCTCTGTTGTGTCAGTCAAGCTCTCCACCCGCCCACCTCCCCTCCCGCTGAGAGATTCTTTCTCAGCCTCACAATTCTTTCCCCTCCTCTGGGGGACAGCGGATTGTACACAAGGCCAGCGCACAGCTGCGCAGGGgatggggcctgggggagggtccGCTCTGTCGGCTGTCCATCTGTCAGGAGTTGCCAAGCCACTTTCCTCCGGCCTTGAGGGAACAGGTGTCTGGCCGTGGGGCGGGAGAGGTGGGGCCGTGAACTGTAACCATTAACTTGTTCAGCTGCCAGTCAGATTTcatccagaaacttccatgctgGTGGGACACTGTTGTGCCTCAGTTTGACTTATATAGTGTTTTAATGCCATTTTTCACTCAAAAGACAGACACTTATAAAAAGACAGGAACGTCTGGAAAAGCCCTTATAAGAAGGCACGTTTTATAAATTAAACGGGGGTCCATGTGCTAAGAACTATTAGAGTGAAAGGTTTTGCTAGAGTTTGAAgatttcatctgtttattttctttcattaaggACCAGGAAAGCACAGCTGACAGGCTGTCAGTGGTAACTGAGTAATTGGTGTGAGGAATCATCAGACCTAAGTTAGCCTGAAATTTTAATTAACCACTGAAGGCCTTGGTAGTTCATCTCCCTTGACTATAAGCCACTTGGGTAAGGATGGTCTTGTCTAAGGCTCTAGGTACTATTCATGGGGAAAACACCACACATTTTGGTTTTCTGTAAttcagcaaaaattttttttaaacatttcaccaTGCCAAGTCCTGtgctgaagagaaagaaaatataactttttcCTCTAGAACAGGTTGACCAATTGACTCAGAGCATGACATAAAGCAATTCTAGTACATGGGATAGTGATCTTCATCCCTGTGGGAAATTGATTAGAAGCTATGCAGGAAATGACCTCAAACGATACACATACTGAGAACACACTCCTGCCAGCTGGAGCCTGGACTCGTGAAAATTTAATTACTTAGGAGAGATGTGGGTGGTTTGCCTGTGAAAAGACTTAGTGGTCAGTAGTTGAAAGCATAGGAGAGAGAACTCTGTGGCAGACAAGAGGTTGTGAGAAAATCAGAGCTGTGAGATCAGTGGGTTTAGAAAAAATCATGAGAAGGGGCTGACGAATGCAGGTATGGGTGCTGCATAGAACCATCATTTGAAGAAACTCTAAAGGCAGCCTAATGGGCTCCAGAGACCTGCAGTTCAGGGGTAGAGTCTAGAGCAGTGACATTGTCAGCAGAATTTTGGAAGCCACTCAGTTGCATCTTGGGTGGCAGGAATAAGGTCAGTTCCAGTCTGAACTAAGGAAAACAGAAGCCCAAACAGAAAACATGTTACTTCCTCCCAGGCTGTAGTTGCCCAAAGTAAGATGTTAGTTTGTTATATAAAACCAGAAACAATTCTAAAGGATGGAcattccccttcctctttttttctccagaCTCTGTCTTGCAGGTCTTTTGTACACAAAGATTTTTTCCCTGTTGTAACAAAATATGTGCTGTTCTTTGAGAATGACTGTATTCTCTGGAGAGATACAATGGCAAAGGGGAGAGTCCAAGCAAGGCATAGGTTAGTCGAGTCCAGAAATCCACAGGAagtctttagagaaaaaaagcatttgatccCCTGGATGGTGCCAGTGGAAAGAGGCTCAACCTTCCACTTACTGAGTacttattaatattataatttttttttcaacaaccTTTTTTTTATGGGTCTGTGtatctgagatttaaaaaaaaagacttgcagcATGGTCTAATAGCAAAATTAAACTTGTAAACACAAATGCCAACCAGGTGTCATGCTAAAAATATACACAAGATTCTCATGTACAATTATATCTAGAGGAAGGGGGTAGGAGATTAGCGAAAGGATTTATAAATGAGATGCCTTTATGTCTCGGAAGATGAGTAGGTGTTTGCCTGGTGAATGGAGTGAGATGTTTGCAGGGTGGATGGGGTGATGTAGGAGGGATAGGGAACATTGCTGGCAAAGGCAGCTTATTTAAGAAGGTGAAAACGTTCTAGTATCAACAAAGCACAGGGTGAAAGGGAAGAGACacacagaaagtaaaataaagccAGAATGTCCGGCAGGCTGCAGATTATAAAGTAGTGTGCTTGTAAGTGTCCAGGGTTAAATGTTCAGAAGTTTTGAAAGCCAGGTGTCAAACAGCCATTACAAGCAATTAAGTTATATAAACTTacacataaataaattatattgcaAACAAAGGTTAAATACTCAAAATGGAACACTTCCTaatttattttgttacattttactCTTACCTATATTTTTgaggatatttatatttattgtctcTACGGTGTGTATACTATGTAACAGTCTGTGACTGGCGGTTTCTTCTCAGCTTTATCATATTCAGTAACGTCACAGTGGTAGCTTGAAACCAGCTATGACTGGAGTGTTTATGCCATGGatattggcaaatgctacaaaatcagggggcttcccctccccccaccccacagccacttGTTGAATATTTACTGGCCTTGCCACCAGGCTTAGGTATCATTCAAATGAGCTTGAGTGTTTTCTACGCAAAAATGAACCATCAGATCTGAtttagatgaagaaaaaggagaTGTCAGAATGACTCATAAGTTTGACTTGAGTAACAGAGGTAATGGTCTCACCAATTATTGTAGGTGGGGAGGTACATTAAGGGGGAAAGATAACAGGCTTTGGACTTATTGCATTTGGGAGGGCTGCCATGATCCATCCCAGTCATTAGACAGTTGGTTTTATGCATCTGGAACTCAAGGGAAAAAATCTGGAATGAAGTACTTAAATCATCTGCATGCCGGCAGCAGTTAAAACCAGGAACATGGGTGAAGTTGCTCAGGGTGAATAAGCTGCCTAAGAAGAGAGCCAAggtcaaaaaagaaaggaatattaaCATTACCAGGTGGGTAAGATGATGCAGCTTGGTCAGGGATGCCTGGGGTTCAAGAATGTCAGAACAAAGTCTCTGATCTCCATGGTCCATTGACAGAGGGAGGTTGGCACATAAACTGAGAGTTTCAAACTAGTAAGTTCTATCAAAAAGGTGTGTGCAGAGTGTTGTTCATGAGAGAGCTCAGAGGACCTACTGAGAATTTCTTGGACACAGAGATGAGGATGAGTCAGGAAAGGCTTCAGTATGAAACCCAGATTTGAACTTTTCCAGTAGAAGTTTACCTGTCAATAAAAAGCTGACAGCTCAAGAAAAGGGACAGCAAGCCCATATGGGAAAGGAGAGTTTCTTCAAAAGAcccatttggttaaaaaaaaaaaattacctgcctTTTTTTAGGTATATTCTCTAAATGTACCAAAACATCACATCTTTTCGTCAAACCAAGTTATGTATATTACATGTTGCTAAactaaaaagtgatttttagatCTGTAATTAAAGGGCTCTTAAAAATGCACATCTAAATTCCGtccatcttcttccttccttcagaaAGTaagagttttttggttgtttttttaaagtttcaaatgtATTGAAAATTCGACATATCCCCTTTGGCCACCGCCTTAAGAATGCTTATGTGGCAAATAATGTTCTCCTTGTTCTCTATCTCTGTGCTTTATAAATTCAGCCCTGCCCAAagcccttttcctcctctcctccccacagAGCTTTTTATCGGCTGCTCAGAGAACCACATACTGTGCAGACTCATGTCTGGAAACACCTCTCAGCTCAACAGGTGctgcaaaagcaaaaatactcTGTGACCGC is a genomic window of Sus scrofa isolate TJ Tabasco breed Duroc chromosome 13, Sscrofa11.1, whole genome shotgun sequence containing:
- the TAGLN3 gene encoding transgelin-3 → MANRGPSYGLSREVQEKIEQKYDADLENKLVDWIILQCAEDIEHPPPGRTHFQKWLMDGTVLCKLINSLYPPGQEPIPKISESKMAFKQMEQISQFLKAAEIYGVRTTDIFQTVDLWEGKDMAAVQRTLMALGSVAVTKDDGCYRGEPSWFHRKAQQNRRGFSEEQLRQGQNVIGLQMGSNKGASQAGMTGYGMPRQIM